The Streptomyces sp. Mut1 genome window below encodes:
- a CDS encoding ABC transporter ATP-binding protein, whose protein sequence is MHAILRATDVELFYGSQRALCGVDFTLGAGEVCAITGSSGSGKSSLLYCLAGVLAPTRGEILLDGVPLHSLDDDELSTVRRERFGFVFQYGELLPELTVEENAALPLRLAGRRKTKALEVAGEVLGRLGLAELRQRRTSQISGGQSQRVAVARALVHRPDVIFADEPTGALDSANAEAVLEEFLTLARSQGTAVVMVTHDASVAARADSQYMMADGSLARRAAV, encoded by the coding sequence ATGCACGCCATCCTTCGCGCGACAGACGTGGAGCTGTTCTACGGCTCGCAAAGGGCTCTGTGCGGAGTGGACTTCACGCTCGGCGCCGGTGAGGTCTGTGCGATCACCGGCAGTAGCGGTTCGGGGAAGTCCTCGCTGCTCTACTGCTTGGCCGGCGTCCTGGCGCCGACCCGCGGCGAAATCCTCTTGGACGGAGTGCCGCTGCACAGCCTCGATGACGACGAACTCAGCACGGTACGCAGAGAACGGTTCGGCTTTGTCTTCCAGTACGGAGAGCTGCTGCCGGAGCTGACCGTGGAGGAGAACGCGGCTCTGCCGCTCCGACTGGCCGGCCGACGCAAGACGAAGGCGCTTGAGGTGGCCGGCGAGGTCCTGGGCCGGTTGGGCCTTGCCGAGCTGCGACAGCGCAGAACGTCGCAGATCTCCGGAGGCCAGAGTCAACGAGTCGCGGTGGCAAGGGCTCTCGTCCACCGGCCGGACGTCATCTTTGCGGACGAGCCGACAGGCGCCCTGGACAGCGCGAACGCTGAGGCTGTACTGGAAGAGTTCCTGACTCTCGCGCGGTCCCAGGGCACTGCCGTGGTCATGGTGACGCACGATGCCTCGGTGGCCGCCCGCGCGGACAGCCAGTACATGATGGCCGACGGGTCCCTGGCCAGGCGGGCAGCCGTGTGA
- a CDS encoding SigE family RNA polymerase sigma factor, with protein MPVIAPMPAARRTGLPSQREGAEEGVAAGTTVDHLTETYRAHYRSLLGLAALLLDDTASCEDVVQEAFIRVHSARNRVREPEKTLAYLRQTVVNLSRSALRRRILGLKLLSKPMPDMASAEEGAYDQLERDALIKAMRGLQRRQREVLVLRYFADMTEAQVAETLGISLGSVKAYGSRGIAALRVVMEAQA; from the coding sequence ATGCCAGTGATCGCGCCCATGCCGGCCGCGCGTCGGACGGGGCTGCCGTCGCAGCGCGAGGGCGCTGAAGAGGGCGTGGCAGCCGGAACCACCGTCGACCATCTCACCGAAACCTACCGCGCCCACTACCGTTCACTGCTCGGCCTCGCGGCCCTGCTCCTGGACGACACGGCGTCCTGCGAGGACGTCGTGCAGGAGGCGTTCATCCGCGTGCACTCGGCACGCAACCGGGTCCGCGAGCCCGAGAAGACCCTCGCGTATCTGCGCCAGACCGTCGTCAACCTCTCCCGCTCCGCCCTGCGCCGCCGCATCCTCGGGCTGAAGCTGCTCTCCAAACCCATGCCGGACATGGCGAGCGCGGAGGAGGGCGCGTACGACCAGCTGGAGCGGGACGCGCTGATCAAGGCGATGCGCGGTCTGCAGCGGCGCCAGCGCGAGGTGCTTGTCCTGCGCTACTTCGCGGACATGACCGAGGCTCAGGTCGCCGAAACGCTGGGGATATCCCTGGGCTCGGTGAAGGCATACGGGTCCCGCGGCATCGCGGCACTGCGCGTGGTGATGGAGGCGCAGGCATGA
- a CDS encoding aspartate-semialdehyde dehydrogenase gives MTARRPSLAVVGATGAIGGVMLQILSQHADVWGEVRLVASPRSAGRKLVVRGEESEVLELTEDVFDGIDVALFLVPADVSARWAPLAASKGAVVIDDSTAFRADGDVPLVVPEINPHAVRIRPRGIVANPNCTTLALIVAVGALHAEFGLRELVVSSYQAVSGAGRDGIAALREQLSMVAGTELGTKPGDVRRVVGDTHGGPFAAPVALNVVPWAGTDAGDGWSSEELAIRDECRKILDLPSLRVSATCVYVPVVATHSMSVHARFENEVAVDRAHEILATAPGVVLYDSPGAGDFPTPSDVVGTDPTWVGRVRRSLDDPRGLELFVCGDNLRKGAALNVAQIAESVAAEFPRS, from the coding sequence ATGACCGCACGCCGCCCTTCGCTCGCGGTCGTCGGCGCGACCGGGGCGATCGGTGGCGTCATGCTCCAGATCCTCTCGCAGCACGCGGACGTCTGGGGCGAGGTCAGACTCGTCGCCTCACCGCGCTCGGCCGGCCGCAAGCTGGTCGTACGCGGTGAGGAGAGCGAGGTACTCGAACTCACCGAGGACGTCTTCGACGGCATCGACGTGGCGCTCTTCCTGGTGCCCGCCGATGTCTCCGCGCGCTGGGCCCCGCTCGCCGCGTCCAAGGGCGCCGTCGTCATCGACGACTCCACGGCGTTCCGGGCGGACGGTGACGTTCCGCTCGTCGTGCCCGAGATCAATCCGCACGCGGTACGGATCAGGCCGCGCGGCATCGTCGCGAACCCGAACTGCACCACGCTGGCGCTGATCGTCGCGGTCGGCGCCCTGCACGCCGAGTTCGGCCTGCGCGAGCTGGTCGTCTCGTCCTACCAGGCCGTCAGCGGCGCCGGACGCGACGGTATCGCCGCGCTGCGCGAACAGCTGTCGATGGTGGCCGGCACCGAACTCGGTACGAAGCCGGGGGACGTACGACGCGTCGTCGGCGACACGCACGGCGGCCCGTTCGCCGCGCCGGTCGCGCTCAACGTCGTCCCGTGGGCCGGGACGGACGCCGGGGACGGCTGGTCGTCCGAGGAACTGGCCATCCGCGACGAGTGCCGCAAGATCCTCGACCTGCCGAGCCTGCGGGTGTCGGCGACCTGCGTCTACGTACCGGTCGTCGCCACGCACTCGATGTCCGTGCACGCCCGCTTCGAGAACGAGGTGGCGGTCGACCGGGCGCACGAGATCCTGGCGACCGCTCCCGGCGTGGTGCTGTACGACAGCCCGGGTGCCGGAGACTTCCCCACCCCCTCCGACGTGGTGGGGACCGACCCGACCTGGGTCGGCCGGGTCCGGCGCTCGCTGGACGACCCCCGAGGGCTGGAACTCTTCGTCTGCGGCGACAACCTCCGCAAGGGCGCGGCGCTCAACGTGGCCCAGATCGCGGAGTCGGTGGCCGCGGAATTCCCCAGGTCCTGA
- a CDS encoding SURF1 family protein: MYRFLLTPRWWGINLFVVLAIPFCVFMGTWQLGRFEDRVHTHEAAEKQPAPGTRAAKPLAELLPVDTETSGRPATATGRYADRFLVPGRELDDQQGFYVLDMLRTDSGKALPVVRGWLPGKAGRTPVPAAPAGRVTVTGDLQASESAGSAGVNASGGLPDGQVGIISAASLVNLVPYDVYDAWVTLRTSDTGAEDTSDTSGTSGAKDTSGDSAGSAGQAGATALRPVPATAPEGGGLDLKAFQNLGYTGEWFVFAAFVVFMWFRLLRREAEAARDLKLGLVPDAEAPAGQ; the protein is encoded by the coding sequence GTGTACCGGTTCCTGCTGACCCCGCGATGGTGGGGGATCAACCTCTTCGTCGTGCTGGCCATCCCGTTCTGCGTGTTCATGGGCACCTGGCAGCTCGGCCGCTTCGAGGACCGCGTGCACACGCACGAGGCTGCCGAGAAGCAGCCCGCGCCGGGCACCCGGGCCGCCAAGCCGCTCGCCGAGCTGCTGCCCGTCGACACGGAGACCTCCGGCCGGCCGGCCACCGCGACCGGCCGGTACGCGGACCGCTTCCTGGTCCCCGGCCGGGAGCTGGACGACCAGCAGGGCTTCTACGTCCTGGACATGCTGAGGACCGACAGCGGCAAGGCCCTGCCGGTGGTGCGCGGCTGGCTGCCGGGGAAGGCGGGCCGGACCCCCGTACCGGCCGCACCGGCCGGCCGGGTCACGGTGACCGGCGACCTCCAGGCCTCGGAGAGCGCGGGGAGCGCCGGGGTCAACGCGTCGGGCGGGCTGCCCGACGGACAGGTGGGCATCATCAGCGCGGCGTCGCTGGTCAACCTCGTGCCGTACGACGTGTACGACGCGTGGGTGACGCTCCGGACGAGCGACACCGGGGCCGAGGACACCTCAGACACCTCGGGCACCTCCGGGGCCAAGGACACCTCGGGCGACTCGGCGGGCAGCGCCGGGCAGGCCGGTGCGACCGCTCTGCGCCCCGTACCGGCCACCGCGCCCGAGGGTGGCGGGCTCGACCTGAAGGCGTTCCAGAACCTCGGTTACACCGGTGAGTGGTTCGTCTTCGCCGCGTTCGTCGTCTTCATGTGGTTCCGGCTGCTGCGGCGCGAGGCCGAGGCCGCCAGGGACCTGAAGCTCGGCCTGGTCCCCGACGCGGAGGCCCCTGCGGGGCAGTGA
- a CDS encoding DUF5063 domain-containing protein — MSDATLNTVTHDPGDFAVQIADQIKTFIVAVTEVSGVEEPEEAVPVLLLQVSQLLLAGGRLGAYEDIVPDERYEPDLGAEPDADGLRERFAVLLEPIDVYSEVFDPYEPRKAPVAARISDDLADLVTDLRHGLAHYEEGRTVEALWWWQFSYFSNWGSTASAALRALQSLIAHIRLNQPLQELDGLDTDQDAGDDDLAEEAGRVMVEEIAGPLGLRPVK; from the coding sequence ATGTCTGACGCCACGTTGAACACCGTCACGCACGACCCCGGCGACTTCGCGGTCCAGATCGCCGACCAGATCAAGACGTTCATCGTCGCGGTCACCGAGGTGTCCGGGGTCGAGGAGCCGGAGGAGGCCGTTCCGGTCCTGCTCCTCCAGGTCTCCCAGCTCCTGCTGGCCGGTGGCCGGCTCGGCGCGTACGAGGACATCGTCCCCGACGAGCGCTACGAGCCCGACCTGGGCGCCGAGCCGGACGCGGACGGCCTGCGCGAGCGTTTCGCGGTCCTGCTGGAGCCGATCGACGTCTACTCCGAGGTCTTCGACCCGTACGAGCCCCGCAAGGCCCCCGTCGCCGCCCGCATCTCCGACGACCTGGCCGACCTCGTGACCGACCTGCGCCACGGCCTGGCCCACTACGAGGAGGGGCGCACCGTCGAGGCCCTGTGGTGGTGGCAGTTCTCGTACTTCTCCAACTGGGGCTCGACCGCCTCCGCCGCGCTGCGCGCCCTCCAGTCCCTCATCGCCCACATCCGCCTCAACCAGCCCCTCCAGGAGCTGGACGGCCTGGACACCGACCAGGACGCGGGCGACGACGACCTGGCAGAGGAGGCGGGCCGCGTCATGGTCGAGGAGATCGCGGGTCCGCTGGGCCTGCGGCCGGTGAAGTAG
- a CDS encoding YbaB/EbfC family nucleoid-associated protein, translating into MIPGGGQPNMQQLLQQAQKMQQDLAQAQEELARTEVDGQAGGGLVKATVNGSGELRGLVIDPKAVDPEDTETLADLVVAAVQAANENAQQLQQQKLGPLTQGLGGGMPGLPF; encoded by the coding sequence GTGATTCCCGGTGGTGGTCAGCCCAATATGCAGCAGCTGCTGCAGCAGGCCCAGAAGATGCAGCAGGACCTCGCCCAGGCCCAGGAGGAGCTTGCCAGGACAGAGGTCGACGGCCAGGCGGGCGGTGGCCTGGTCAAGGCGACGGTCAACGGCTCGGGCGAGCTGCGAGGCCTGGTGATCGACCCGAAGGCGGTGGACCCGGAGGACACCGAGACCCTCGCGGACCTCGTCGTTGCGGCGGTGCAGGCGGCCAACGAGAACGCCCAGCAGCTCCAGCAGCAGAAGCTCGGCCCGCTGACCCAGGGTCTGGGCGGCGGCATGCCCGGCCTGCCGTTCTGA
- a CDS encoding class I SAM-dependent methyltransferase → MSTAPIPPVPPDWREANRKMWDERVPIHAGSDFYDLDSFRAGKDALRPFEVAEVGEVTGRTLLHLQCHIGLDTLSWARHGAAQVVGLDFSEPAVETARSLAGELGLGPERAAFVAADVYDAAQAVPDSSYDIVYTGVGALNWLPDIDRWAETAASLVAPGGFLYLAEFHPLTDCLDDATGSRIVHDYFSREAWVDETPGTYADFDAATVHNRSVEWQHPVGSVVSALAAAGLRIEFLHEHDASLFARFPVLKRGSDDFYRYPQDRPRIPLMYSLKATRPA, encoded by the coding sequence ATGTCCACTGCTCCGATACCTCCCGTACCTCCCGACTGGCGCGAGGCCAACCGCAAGATGTGGGATGAGCGTGTGCCCATCCACGCAGGCAGTGACTTCTACGACCTCGATTCCTTCCGCGCGGGCAAGGACGCCCTCAGGCCCTTCGAGGTGGCCGAGGTCGGAGAGGTGACGGGCAGGACACTGCTGCACCTCCAGTGCCACATCGGCCTCGACACGCTGTCCTGGGCCCGGCACGGTGCCGCCCAGGTCGTCGGCCTGGACTTCTCGGAACCGGCCGTCGAGACCGCCCGCTCCCTCGCCGGGGAACTGGGACTCGGCCCCGAGCGCGCGGCCTTCGTCGCCGCCGATGTGTACGACGCGGCCCAGGCGGTCCCGGACTCCTCGTACGACATCGTGTACACGGGCGTCGGCGCGCTGAACTGGCTGCCGGACATCGACCGCTGGGCCGAGACGGCGGCCTCGCTCGTCGCGCCCGGCGGCTTCCTCTACCTGGCGGAGTTCCATCCGCTCACGGACTGCCTCGACGACGCGACGGGTTCGCGGATCGTGCACGACTACTTCAGCCGCGAGGCATGGGTGGACGAGACGCCGGGTACGTACGCGGACTTCGACGCGGCGACCGTCCACAACCGCAGCGTCGAGTGGCAGCACCCGGTGGGCAGTGTGGTGTCAGCGCTGGCCGCGGCGGGCCTGCGGATCGAGTTCCTCCACGAGCACGACGCGTCGCTCTTCGCCCGTTTCCCCGTCTTGAAACGTGGTTCGGACGACTTCTACCGCTACCCGCAGGACCGCCCCCGTATCCCCCTCATGTACTCGCTCAAGGCGACGCGCCCGGCATGA
- a CDS encoding SLATT domain-containing protein, with product MQPEVPPSKSGTPGPAGPAAPSGTGSGAEDRGGRGHDLTGEPFPLGDWGEPSQRLDELYRWAEADALRTAEWYLNDRLWKRRAARALRIGTAAGVVAGAALPLLDLTGALHDAAGWGYLSLLLGAACMACDRYFGLTSGWIRNLATAQAVQRRLQVLRFDWSSECVREVLGPAEGTASEATERCLGVLRRFSEDITELVRSETADWMVEFRAGPAPMGMQALVTGGTGSGRPEQGASPGRFPLQSMGRPNMPRQRPPESPR from the coding sequence ATGCAGCCCGAAGTGCCGCCCAGCAAGTCCGGCACGCCCGGTCCAGCGGGTCCGGCCGCTCCCTCCGGTACGGGCTCCGGCGCCGAGGACCGCGGTGGGCGGGGCCATGACCTGACCGGGGAGCCGTTCCCGCTGGGCGACTGGGGCGAACCGTCCCAGCGGCTGGACGAGCTGTACCGATGGGCGGAAGCGGACGCGCTGCGTACCGCCGAGTGGTATCTGAACGACCGGCTGTGGAAGCGGCGCGCGGCCAGGGCGCTGCGGATCGGCACCGCCGCCGGTGTGGTCGCGGGCGCCGCCCTGCCGCTGCTCGACCTGACGGGCGCGCTGCACGACGCGGCCGGCTGGGGGTATCTGTCGCTGCTGCTGGGTGCCGCGTGCATGGCGTGCGACCGGTACTTCGGCCTCACCTCGGGCTGGATAAGGAATCTCGCGACGGCGCAGGCCGTGCAGCGGCGGCTCCAGGTGCTCCGCTTCGACTGGTCGTCGGAGTGCGTACGGGAGGTGCTCGGCCCGGCCGAGGGCACGGCGAGCGAGGCGACCGAGCGGTGCCTGGGGGTGCTGCGGCGCTTCTCCGAGGACATCACGGAGCTCGTACGGTCGGAGACCGCCGACTGGATGGTGGAGTTCCGGGCCGGGCCCGCGCCGATGGGCATGCAGGCGCTGGTCACCGGCGGTACCGGGAGCGGGCGCCCGGAGCAGGGGGCGTCGCCCGGCCGCTTCCCGCTCCAGTCGATGGGCCGGCCGAACATGCCGCGGCAGCGTCCGCCGGAGTCCCCGCGCTGA
- the recR gene encoding recombination mediator RecR: MYEGVVQDLIDELGRLPGVGPKSAQRIAFHILQSEPTDVRRLAHALLEVKDKVRFCAVCGNVAQQEECGICRDQRRDRSVICVVEEPKDVVAIERTREFRGRYHVLGGAISPIEGVGPDDLRIRELLARLADGSITELILATDPNLEGEATATYLARMVKPMGLRVTRLASGLPVGGDLEYADEVTLGRAFEGRRLLDV, translated from the coding sequence TTGTACGAAGGCGTGGTTCAGGACCTCATCGACGAACTGGGCAGGCTGCCCGGCGTCGGTCCCAAGAGCGCGCAGCGGATCGCCTTCCACATCCTCCAGTCCGAGCCCACGGATGTGCGGCGCCTCGCCCATGCCCTCCTGGAGGTCAAGGACAAGGTCCGCTTCTGCGCGGTCTGCGGCAATGTGGCGCAGCAGGAGGAGTGCGGCATCTGCCGCGACCAGCGGCGCGACCGGTCGGTCATCTGTGTGGTCGAGGAGCCGAAGGACGTCGTCGCGATCGAGCGGACCCGTGAGTTCCGGGGCCGCTACCACGTGCTGGGCGGCGCGATCAGCCCCATCGAGGGCGTCGGCCCGGACGATCTGCGCATCCGTGAACTGCTGGCCCGCCTCGCCGACGGCTCCATCACGGAACTGATCCTGGCGACCGACCCCAACCTGGAGGGCGAGGCCACCGCGACGTACCTGGCGCGGATGGTCAAGCCGATGGGCCTGCGCGTCACCAGGCTGGCCAGCGGCCTGCCGGTGGGCGGCGACCTGGAGTACGCGGACGAGGTCACCCTCGGCCGCGCCTTCGAGGGGAGGCGACTGCTGGATGTCTGA
- a CDS encoding S9 family peptidase: MTEATDSSTTASVPPWEQRFRAPRVSLPEWAEDAPDRALFVSNATGTYELYTWDRATGEQRQVTDRPNGTTDGTLTPDGEAVWWFNDTDGDEFGVWLRRPFRGGVDVEVEPAAPGLEASYPAGLAIGHDNTAVIGRSTDEDGTTVHVVRPGAAPVEIYRHRESAGVGDLSHDGTLIALEHTEHGDAMHSALRVVRPDGTTVAELDDTEGGTKELGLAVLGFAPVDGDPRLLVGHQRRGRWEPMIWDPVAGTETDLAIDLPGDVGAEWYPDGSALLIEHGFEARSELWRYEPATAGGALVRVETPTGTVSGATARPDGSVEYLWSSAAEPPVVRSTTGAVVLDPPGAKAPASVPVEDVWVDGPGGRIHALVQRPAAPAEGPFPTVFEIHGGPTWHDSDAFAAGPAAWVDHGYAVVRVNYRGSTGYGRAWTDALKHRVGLIELEDIAAVREWAVKSGLSDPAKLVLAGGSWGGYLTLLGLGTQPGDWALGLAAVPVADYVTAYHDEMEALKAMDRTLLGGTPEEVPERFEASSPLTYVDAVRAPVYISAGVNDPRCPIRQVENYVDRLKARDAVHEVYRYDAGHGSLVVEERIKQVRLELDFTRRHLAGVSPAGPGDPVAPAEPTDPAGHEDAGVPGRGEAVGEA; encoded by the coding sequence ATGACTGAGGCCACTGATTCGTCGACAACCGCATCCGTCCCGCCGTGGGAGCAGCGCTTCCGGGCTCCCCGGGTATCGCTCCCCGAGTGGGCCGAGGACGCGCCGGACCGCGCGTTGTTCGTCTCCAACGCGACGGGGACCTATGAGCTGTACACGTGGGACCGGGCGACCGGGGAGCAGCGCCAGGTGACCGACCGGCCGAACGGGACGACGGACGGGACGCTGACACCGGACGGCGAGGCCGTGTGGTGGTTCAACGACACCGACGGGGACGAGTTCGGGGTGTGGCTGCGCCGGCCGTTCCGCGGCGGTGTCGACGTGGAGGTCGAGCCCGCCGCGCCCGGCCTCGAAGCGTCCTACCCGGCCGGTCTCGCGATCGGCCACGACAACACGGCGGTGATCGGCCGTTCGACGGACGAGGACGGCACGACGGTCCATGTCGTAAGGCCCGGCGCGGCCCCGGTGGAGATCTACCGCCACCGCGAGTCGGCCGGAGTCGGTGACCTGTCGCACGACGGGACGCTGATCGCCCTGGAGCACACGGAGCACGGGGACGCGATGCACTCCGCGCTGCGCGTGGTGCGGCCGGACGGGACGACGGTCGCGGAGCTGGACGACACCGAGGGCGGTACGAAGGAGCTGGGTCTCGCTGTCCTCGGCTTCGCGCCGGTCGACGGGGACCCCCGGCTGCTGGTCGGGCACCAGCGGCGCGGGCGCTGGGAGCCGATGATCTGGGACCCGGTGGCGGGCACGGAGACGGATCTCGCCATCGACCTGCCGGGCGATGTGGGCGCCGAGTGGTATCCGGACGGCTCCGCGCTGCTGATCGAGCACGGCTTCGAGGCCCGCAGCGAGCTGTGGCGGTACGAGCCCGCCACGGCCGGCGGCGCGCTGGTGCGGGTGGAGACGCCCACCGGGACGGTCTCGGGCGCAACCGCCCGGCCGGACGGGTCGGTGGAGTATCTGTGGTCGTCGGCGGCCGAGCCGCCCGTCGTCCGCTCCACGACCGGTGCGGTGGTGCTCGACCCGCCGGGGGCCAAGGCACCGGCCTCGGTGCCGGTCGAAGACGTCTGGGTGGACGGTCCCGGCGGCCGGATCCACGCGCTCGTCCAGCGTCCGGCGGCCCCGGCCGAGGGGCCGTTCCCCACGGTCTTCGAGATCCACGGGGGCCCCACCTGGCACGACAGCGACGCCTTCGCGGCCGGGCCGGCCGCCTGGGTGGACCACGGGTACGCGGTCGTCCGGGTCAACTACCGCGGCTCGACCGGCTACGGGCGGGCGTGGACGGACGCGCTGAAGCACCGGGTCGGGCTGATCGAGCTGGAGGACATCGCGGCGGTGCGGGAGTGGGCGGTGAAGTCCGGCCTCTCGGACCCGGCGAAGCTCGTCCTGGCCGGTGGCTCCTGGGGCGGCTATCTCACTCTGCTCGGTCTCGGTACGCAGCCCGGCGACTGGGCCCTCGGGCTGGCGGCGGTCCCCGTCGCGGACTACGTCACGGCGTACCACGACGAGATGGAGGCGCTGAAGGCGATGGACCGCACGCTGCTGGGCGGGACGCCGGAGGAGGTGCCCGAGCGGTTCGAGGCCTCGTCGCCCCTGACGTACGTCGATGCCGTGCGCGCGCCGGTCTACATCTCGGCGGGCGTCAACGACCCGCGCTGCCCGATCCGCCAGGTGGAGAACTACGTGGACCGGCTGAAGGCGCGCGACGCGGTGCACGAGGTCTACCGGTACGACGCGGGGCACGGCTCGCTGGTCGTGGAGGAGCGGATCAAGCAGGTCCGGCTGGAGCTCGACTTCACGCGGCGCCATCTGGCAGGGGTTTCGCCCGCCGGGCCCGGCGACCCGGTCGCCCCGGCGGAGCCGACGGACCCGGCCGGTCACGAGGACGCCGGGGTGCCCGGTCGGGGGGAGGCGGTGGGCGAGGCGTAG
- a CDS encoding SGNH/GDSL hydrolase family protein → MSVRRFWASASTLLLAAAAALGVAQPASASSSAAAGGYVALGDSYSSGVGAGSYISDSGDCKRSTKAYPYLWAAANSPSSFTFVACSGATTSTVASGQLGALSSSTSLVSVTAGGNDVGFANVMQDCVLSGESACLAAVDAAVAKVNNTLPSGLSSLYASIHSKAPQAHVVVLGYPRFYKIGGSCIAGLSDKERTAINNASDVLNGVIAKQAANAGFTFSGVADEFTGHELCSGDPWLHSVSIPVSNSYHPKPEGQAGGYLPAFRSAA, encoded by the coding sequence ATGTCAGTACGGAGATTCTGGGCGTCCGCATCCACTCTGCTCCTCGCCGCCGCTGCCGCTCTGGGCGTGGCTCAGCCGGCGTCGGCTTCCTCCTCGGCTGCCGCCGGCGGGTACGTCGCTCTGGGCGACTCGTACTCGTCCGGTGTCGGCGCGGGAAGCTACATTTCCGACAGCGGTGACTGCAAGCGCAGCACCAAGGCCTACCCCTACCTCTGGGCCGCTGCGAACTCGCCTTCCTCGTTCACCTTCGTCGCCTGTTCGGGCGCCACCACGAGCACCGTGGCCAGTGGCCAGCTCGGGGCGCTGAGCTCGTCCACCTCGCTGGTGAGCGTCACCGCGGGCGGTAATGACGTCGGGTTCGCCAATGTCATGCAGGACTGCGTGCTGTCCGGCGAGTCCGCCTGCCTCGCGGCCGTGGACGCTGCCGTCGCGAAGGTGAACAACACTCTGCCGTCCGGGCTGAGTTCGCTGTACGCGTCCATCCACTCCAAGGCGCCGCAGGCCCACGTCGTGGTGCTGGGCTACCCGCGCTTCTACAAGATCGGCGGAAGCTGCATCGCCGGGCTCTCCGACAAGGAGCGCACGGCCATCAACAACGCCTCGGACGTGCTGAACGGCGTCATCGCCAAGCAGGCCGCGAACGCCGGGTTCACCTTCTCCGGGGTCGCGGACGAGTTCACCGGGCACGAGCTGTGCTCCGGCGACCCGTGGCTGCACAGCGTCTCGATCCCCGTCAGCAACTCGTACCACCCCAAGCCCGAGGGACAGGCGGGCGGCTATCTGCCCGCGTTCCGCTCCGCGGCGTAA
- a CDS encoding aspartate kinase, with product MGLVVQKYGGSSVADAEGIKRVAKRIVDAKKNGNQVVVVVSAMGDTTDELIDLAGQVSPIPAGREFDMLLTAGERISMALLAMAIKNLGHEAQSFTGSQAGVITDSVHNKARIIDVTPGRIRTALDEGNIAIVAGFQGVSHDKKDITTLGRGGSDTTAVALAAALDAEVCEIYTDVDGVFTADPRVVKKARKIDWISFEDMLELAASGSKVLLHRCVEYARRYNIPIHVRSSFSGLRGTWVSNEPQGDQKVEHAIISGVAHDVSEAKITVVGVPDKPGEAAAIFRTIANAEVNIDMVVQNVSAASTGLTDISFTLPKAEGRKAIDALERNRGVIGFDSLRYDDQIAKISLVGAGMKTNPGVTAGFFEALSDAGVNIELISTSEIRISVVTRADDVNEAVRAVHTAFGLDSDSDEAVVYGGTGR from the coding sequence GTGGGCCTTGTCGTGCAGAAGTACGGAGGCTCCTCCGTAGCCGATGCCGAGGGCATCAAGCGGGTCGCCAAGCGAATCGTCGATGCCAAGAAGAACGGCAACCAGGTGGTTGTCGTGGTGTCAGCGATGGGCGACACGACGGACGAGCTGATCGATCTCGCCGGACAGGTATCCCCGATACCGGCCGGGCGTGAGTTCGACATGCTGCTGACCGCGGGAGAGCGGATCTCCATGGCGCTGCTGGCCATGGCGATCAAAAACCTGGGCCACGAGGCCCAGTCGTTCACCGGCAGCCAGGCAGGCGTCATCACCGACTCGGTCCACAACAAAGCGCGCATCATCGATGTGACGCCGGGCCGTATCCGTACGGCGCTGGACGAGGGGAACATCGCGATCGTCGCGGGGTTCCAGGGTGTGTCCCATGACAAGAAGGACATCACCACCCTCGGCCGCGGCGGGTCCGACACCACGGCCGTCGCGCTCGCCGCCGCGCTGGACGCCGAGGTCTGCGAGATCTACACCGACGTGGACGGCGTCTTCACCGCCGACCCGCGGGTCGTGAAGAAGGCCCGTAAGATCGACTGGATCTCCTTCGAGGACATGCTGGAGCTGGCCGCGTCCGGCTCCAAGGTGCTGCTGCACCGGTGCGTCGAGTACGCACGCCGTTACAACATCCCGATCCATGTCCGCTCGTCCTTCTCCGGACTGCGCGGCACCTGGGTCAGCAACGAGCCGCAAGGGGACCAGAAGGTGGAGCACGCGATCATCTCCGGAGTCGCCCATGACGTCTCCGAGGCCAAGATCACCGTCGTCGGCGTGCCCGACAAGCCGGGTGAGGCCGCCGCGATCTTCCGCACGATCGCGAACGCCGAGGTCAACATCGACATGGTGGTGCAGAACGTCTCCGCCGCCTCGACGGGCCTGACGGACATCTCGTTCACGCTCCCGAAGGCCGAGGGCCGCAAGGCCATCGACGCCCTGGAGCGCAACCGCGGCGTGATCGGCTTCGACTCGCTGCGCTACGACGACCAGATCGCCAAGATCTCCCTCGTCGGCGCGGGCATGAAGACCAACCCCGGCGTCACCGCCGGCTTCTTCGAGGCGCTCTCGGACGCCGGTGTGAACATCGAGCTGATCTCGACATCCGAGATCCGCATCTCGGTGGTCACCCGCGCCGACGACGTCAACGAGGCCGTGCGCGCCGTGCACACCGCCTTCGGTCTCGACAGCGACTCCGACGAGGCAGTCGTGTACGGGGGCACCGGCCGATGA